From Manihot esculenta cultivar AM560-2 chromosome 18, M.esculenta_v8, whole genome shotgun sequence:
ttaaacataaaaaatttaggAACATTAGTATGATATTCTTGTCTCTAATCAAGAAATtggtaaaaatttaatagtttgatATTCTTGTGTCTaatcaagaaattaataaaattttaatttaattaatttctttcctTAACTTTATGCAAATGAAATTCTGGTAAATTACATTGCAAGTAATCAGGTGGGCAATTATTAGAAGATTTAGAAGATGTTCaatgtaatttattaaaattaaattataaaaattatttttttttttaaatggaaaccGGAGATTGAAGGACAGaatatgaatatttttaaatttattcagagcTATTTACCGTTGCGAAATTAAATTTGTGAGTGAAAAAAaatgtttataaattatttaaaatttgtaagtatttaaaattttaaataattacaagCAAGGGTGAAACCAGCTTTGTTAATAATGGGCCAAAAATTCTCTCTCTATAtaaattgtattaaaataattaattatataattattaaaaaaataatttgaaaaatgtATATTGATCATCGAATGatatagtaatttattttattaaattaatttataaatattataaaattggttcattccatttattttttaatttataaactgaatttataaatataaaaaaaatattttaaataaataaataaacttatttaaaaatttataagttgATTTGATCCTTTCATAAGATAAACccttaattaaattaatgtcaTTCAATTGCCGCCGCTGTCCTCATTATTTTGAACTGGCCTGGCCTTCCCATTGgccatcaatatattttttaattttctaacttttttattattttttccctATTTATAACTAGGCTGCGTAagtctttttaaaatattaattattaattattattattattatatatgtaatgataataataatagcaGTTGTATTCAACACCCAATAACAATTGAAATAACTATCCatgatatttataattataaaaaaatatcaattaaaaatatgtatatatatatatatatatatatatacaaattaaatgtaattaattatgatttatttttaatttctataatgtgttttttttaagagaataaTATGAGATGtatcaaatattaaatatatttaaaaataaactatattttattatcatttcaaATACAAGACACAAGATTGAGCTATTATTAAcgattacaaaaaaaattaaaaaataattgaaaaatcatCGATAATTTTATTGCTGGTGCTTTAAatgtattaataattatttcttttaataataaaacatatagtttttaaaatttaggtaaatttgattttttatctaattttttaaaaaaattttgtgaCTTTATTATTCCATCGAAGAAGGTGACAATAGAAGGGAATTACCGTACTAAACTCTTAAATCTGATTTGGAATAAGCACCATTTGCTAACAAATGGATAATTATATTCGCAGATCTATtgctaaaataatatttaatatcaataatttcatttaaaagatATTTATAATCACTGACAATTAAATCAAAGTATGATCTTACGGTAGAATCTAATGAGTTAATTGCTTGAACAATTGAAAGTGTAtccaattcaattaaaattcgcTGTCAAATTTCACTCTTTATCCAACTTAAAACTTCAATATAACTTAAAACTTCAATAATACCTATAGTTTCTGCGTTTTTTGTTGATAAGAAACCTAGATAACGCCAGACTTTGGTCGTCACAAACTCCCCATATGAGTCACGTACAATACCATCTAAACCTACAAAACCCAAACTTGAACCAGTAGATGCATCCATATTCACCTTCATCCATCCTTCCAGTGGCCATTGCCATGAACGCAAGTGGTTTGGTGCAGTCTATTAATGAATTAACACCTAGATACTGCCATCCTACATCAGTTTACACCCAAACTTCTTGAGCAAAAGAATATTGAATTAAAGTATGCATTATAATCTCACTTTTACATTTACAAACTGGACATACATTATAGATTTGCATCTGACGTCGTTGAAGTACATCATAACAAGACACTACATTCGAAAGTGTCCTCCAAACAAAATTAAGAACTTTAGAGGGCACCTTAcacttccaaaacttgctccaaAAGCCTGAGATAGATGCAGAAGGAGAAGCATAAGAACACTGCAATTTATAAGTACTTTTAACAAAAATTTCTCCATCACGTTCAAACTTCATGCTAAAGACTGACCAAGTGGAATTGATTCATAAAACACAAAggcaataataaataaattccaACAGTTCTCAACAATTAAATCAGAAACATAATTAATAGCACAAGGCTCAGGAGAAGGAGGtatagaaataaaagaattgtGAGGATTAGATAACCATGGAGAGTACCATACAAAAATATCACTATTCGAATCTACTCAGCAAACAATATTTTGTTGTACCAGCGACCAAAACTCTCAAATAGAACGCCATACATAACTAGAATTATAAGCATGAAATGCCAAACTTGAGTTCTCATTCTGCTAAACAAGccaattttaaatttaggttTTAAATTTAGGAGTTAAAATCGCGACtagattaataataaaataagcatACATAACTACCACAATAATGTCAGTATTCATCCTAGTCAAGAAAAGATGATGATGTAAATAATATATCATCGTATAGAATCAATAATATTAAGACaatgtaaattaaaattttaattttttaattatttatcctAACAATGATTAATTTAGTATACCACCTGGATTATCTAATAAGCAAGGacgttattaattattaatggaTCTGCAGTTTAAAAAAAACAACGTAAACGTGGtctttctttaattaattacgTATTAACACGCAGGATTAGGTAATTAATTAGTGATTAAACTAAGTACAGTTGCCTTGTTTCCCTGCGGTTTCCCATTTGTGCACATGTAAACTTTTTTAATGATTCCTACAGCCACCTACGCGGTCTGCTCTATATAATACTTTTTACACTTCTGTTCTGTGTCTCTATATATAGCAGCTTCATCCAAAAACAACGACCAGGTCACTGGTCAAGATGGCTAAGCAGACACTTCTCTTGTGCGGTTCATTGATTCTGAATCTCTTATTGATTAATCTGTTCATGCATGGCGAGTTAGAACGAAGTAATTGGACTAAAACAGCAGCAGTAGAAGCTGAAGCTGTTGCTTCCATTTCATGCTCAGGCCATGGACGGGCATTCTTGGATGGTTTATTAGGTGTTGATGGTAAACCTGTTTGTGAATGCAATTCTTGCTTTAAAGGTCCTGATTGCTCAGACCCAATTCCGAATTGTGAGGTTGATGCAGATAGGTAGGGTTCAATGTTCATAAGAACATCTATATGCAGTGGCGGAGCCAGGAACttccctttggtagggcaccaccggctgcgccgctgcggcaccttcatccccttcaaaatatttttcggTCGCaggtacggcacgtgcccctTGCCGTACCCTCCCTCCGTCCCTgcctaatatataaaaaattgaaatagtgAATATTTTCAGTactaaaatatgaataaatacATTCATGAAGTATCAGAAAAATCACTCTATTTGAATTTGATTAATATAATCCATACTcagaattcattttaaatttaattgaaatttattataaatttaattgaaatttattacaAATTATTCAACCCgtcaaaaattcaattattataaactgaatatactaaatttatttaattttatatattttaattaataatttacataaaaatgcatttttcattaataatttttagtttttaaaaaatttaaaatttattttttaaataaaaatataaaataattgataaatattattataaaatatatattttatataaaattaattatttatataaataacttCAAGTAAATTCATATGTATAATATTGTCCTAATCTTTGTAACGTACAAATTGGAGTCCATTTAATAAGGCTGATTTTACACaactttattttttgtattaattATTACACTAATTAAATCCCTAAACAGAGTCAATAATCAATAAAGAACCACATAATCACGTGAGACATGACGTGGCCCAATTAAAACCCAAAATTCGGTGAACGTGCAGTGACCTTATTATTTCTCTCTTTTGACAGAATGAAATGCGCTGCCACCGTCTTCTATTACAACAGCAACAGAAAAAAGATTTCACTTTTCCAGCTAAAAGAAATTCTCAATTTGCTCTCCCTCGAAAAAGCAGGCAATTGCGACTGCGGCAGCTCCAGCAGCGGTGAACGGAGGAGGCAAGGTGACTTCTCAAGCTTATTTGGAGAGTATTGCTGTGAAGGACACGAGGGTGTTAATCGCTGATCTCTGCCGCCAGTTCTACAACCTTGGATGGGTCTCTGGGACAGGTGGAAGCATCACCATCAAGGTCCACGATGATTCCATCCCTAAGCCTCAACAGCTTATCTTAATGTCCCCTTCTGGTAAATATTGTCGTTGCTATGCTATTCCCAAAATTGAGCTCCTCTGTTCATCTGTCTACATGTGTTGTCGGATTACTGCGCGGCACCACCGGGGGACGCTGCAACTGCACTGCTGCGGCAccaccggctgcgccgctgcggcaccttcatcccccttcaaagcattttccggtcgccggtacggcacgtgcccccCCTTGCCGTACCGTCCCTCCGCCCCTGTCTATATGTGTCAATAGTTTGTTAATTAGTTACTAAACTCAACGTTCTTACATCTGCAGTGGAGATCCCATGTTCTTGGAGCCCTTCTGGTTGAAACATGCTGCGAGTAGCTCACTGGTGTTGCCTGGATGGCATCGTATGAGCTATGAATTCGAAGGTGGTTCTCTGATCTCAGAAGAGCTCAAGAATCATATTCGAAGACTGCACTCTGTGGTTGGGAATGCAAATACAGATGggagatttattatttttggTGCAGGAGCAACACAACTTCTTAATGCTGCAGTGCATGCTCTTTCTTCTGATCATGATGGTGATGCTCCATCTTCATCGCCTTCTAGGGTTGTAGCTTCAATCCCATACTACCCAGTAAGCTTCATTATCTTCCCTCATGTGCTTCATCCACCAGATAGTTAGATTATGGTTAGATTTTAACAGTTGTGTCTATCTTTTGACAGGTTTATAGAGAGCAGACAGAGTTTTTCAAGTCTGAAGCTTACAGGTTCCATGGAGATACTATGTCGATGAAGAACGAAATGGATTACTTGTCAAGCAATTACATTGAACTTGTGACGTCGCCCAACAATCCTGACGGTCAGTTGAAGAAGGCAGTTCTTGGAGGAGCATCAGTGAAGACGATTCATGATCTTGCCTATTATTGGCCTCATTTTACTGCCATCCCAGCTCCTGCCGACGAAGACCTCATGATTTTTACAGTTTCCAAGCTCACAGGTCATGCTGGCAGCAGATTCGGGTAAGCTTCAGATTCTTAATTTCAGTAACTATATATATTTTGCATGCTTCATAGTATAAAAGTTTCTGACATCTGACATATGATGTTTCTTTGCAGATGGGCAATAGTAAAGGATGAAGCTATATACCAAAGAATGTCAACTTATATGAGTCTAAGTACCTACGGAGTCCCTCGAGAAACTCAGTTGCGAGTTCTGAAACTTCTGAAAGCAGTTCTTGAAGGAGAAGGAAAGGAAATGTTTGAATTCGGATACAAAACAATGGCCAATCGATGGAGAAAACTGAGGAAGATCTTTTCAGCATCAAGAAGATTTTCTCTCCAAGATCTTGATCATCAATACTGCTCCTTTTCCAAGAAAATCAGGGGGCCTTCTCCAGGTGAATTTTATTACAACAAAATCTGATAATTTACAAACTGCAAGCTTTAACgtataataaatttttgcatGTCTGACACAAAGTTCATAATGATTTGCAGCTTTTGCATGGATGAAGTGCGAGAGAGAAGAAGATAAGGAATGTTTCCAAGTGGTGAAATCAACAGCCAATGTCAGTGGACGCCATGGCAGCTTGTTTGGTAGTGAAAGCAGATATGTGCGTCTCAGCCTGGTGAAGAGCCAAGATGACTTCAATTTATTACTTGAAAGAATGGAAGCGTTAGTGCAACAAGAACCTCACAACAAAAAAATCCAACAAGGAAATGAGAGAAATGCATCCATGACATTTGGCTTTGGCCACCATTTTCTGCAACACCCAGATCTTGTTTCATACATTAACTCTTATAAATCCATGGATGAAGATATGTAGAAGCATTGCGTACCCATATAGATGATGAGAGATAGAGCATACGGCATCATAGATaggtatagttttttttttttttttttttttttttttttttttttttttttttttcaaaataaaaactctGAAATTTACCTTCCAAGTGTAAATAAGACTagcttaataaatatatttttttaatagtaaaaaattatttttttgtaatttgaataaaattattttatatttttaattaaaattttaaataaaaaattcaaaaatagaagttaaatattaaaaatttttaatttttttgaaaaaatattttactaagtTAGATCTAAATAACTTATTTAGAGAGGagttatttgataaaaatattaaatagggTTTATTTATTCTTTGATTATAAGCTCAATAATTTATTTGGTTTTTTAGTAATAATTTTAAGGAATCAataaagtttaattattttgataaatatattcCGATGGAATCAATTATCGAttaataaactttaaaatttaattgtcagtttgattatatttaatttgtttaataattaaagtaattgaaataatcaaaatcttaattaatatattaattataagatattattattttagcaaaatgtttaatttataatattattgtaCCAAAAATAAGttacatttattattatttttttataaacaatagttattattaattaattaataacatcAAATATATATCTTcttttgactcaataaattcaACGATATTCATTGATAACCGCTGGATTTTTTCAGGCCATTCGCCTTGCAGGACCATTCGCACGCGTGTCCGGGGAGAATCAGGagtcgttacgcatggggcagcgatctgattttctcgtacgtccatatcaatgtgacagggacaggtggcccaatgacatatattctgttacacgtcactagcagacaaaagaaaacatataaaaggagaaatactctcctatAGGTCTAAGTTTCTCTCCAGTTTTATATAATCCattgtaaaactctattttctgaatctcagatcatcaaccagaattatttgaatattttaattttgattaatttcttttttcttctttttaatttCGATTTGAATTGATTAACagttaaaaagtaaattaaaacttttatttaattaaaattttaattcaaaagcaaaataaaaataaggcagaaaagttatgatTCTTAACGGTTGAATCCCTTTTTTCAATTTcattaagaagaaaaaaagaaaagaaaaaagaaaaaaagggttCGACAGGAAAGTCGTTTCGATTCAATCCATTCTTGGGGTCCCTCTGCTTGGCATCAGGGACTCCAGAAATCCTTGTTTCCCAATTAAGTGAATTACATAGCTATACTCCAAGATAAACGTCTTCGTTTTGTTAGTCCCTGCACATATCAACCTAAGATATTTGCATAAGTCGGCCTAAATATTTTTTGAGGTAATTTACATAAACGGTATATTAACTTAgagttataataaaaaattatttaatattttaaactaaaaatcaaacaaATTATTTGAttgacttttttaaaaaaaaattaaaaaatttaatttaattaaacattagagatgaaagaaaatatatttatttttaatttaacaagTGTTATATCagtgaataatttaaaaatctattagtaCATGTAATATGGAGTTTTgtgttatttaaataaaagtggaggaattttatgttaaaaaaataaaatttatacatttttaCTGTtacaactcttttttttttttttttttttttttttttgaaaaaactgTTACAACTCTTTAAATGGTGTATTATCTGTGTAAATTAAAGAAACTTGATTTTCAGGCAACAACCCAGTAAAGATGCTTGTCAAGAAGAGATCAGACCTGATTATGTCTTGAAAATTTCAAACTTTTGCATGGTTACGTGAACAGACTGGATTGGCTGAGACAAACTGAACTCTTGGGATCATATGGTGCTCATGCAAACAGTCATGTTATAGCATGAGAGGTTCCAGTCCTTTGAAGCTCACAAAAGGAAGTAAAAGATATTTTCATTGCCAAAGCTATCTATCTCATCCAAATCCAACTTgtataatgaaataaaatgtTCAAATCTTCTATAAACATCATACAATGCTATCAAGATATTTTCATTTCAAGAAGAAAGTGTAGACATGGCATGGAGATTGCTAATGATGCTGTCTATTAATGCATGTGAGCCACTGGTAGCTGCAAACTTCAGGTGTTTAGGGGCTTGAGctctatcaaaataaaattcacCTGATACTAGCTTTTCCTTAGGCTGTAAAGCTAGCCAAATAACTGTGTCTGCACCTTGTTCGCTCGTTCTTAGCTTTCCTGAGAACCTGGAATCAATTTATTTACAAGGAAAAAACTAACGTTCAGTAAAGTTGTTGATGTATCTTGTTCGAAGTGTATCTATCCGAACAGGTACTTACGACTTGCTAAAACTCGGTAAACTCTTAGCAACTCCTGGTGTCTCAGCCCAACCTGGGTGCATTGAGTAGAATGAGATCCCTCTATCCTTGTATATTTCAGCCCACTTCTCAGTTAATGCCACCTAAGAAGGATCACATTATAGAACCGCTCAGTACATAACAGTTGGACCAGGGTCCAACCATGGGTTGCAACATAGTCACATAGTAGCATAGTTGAAACTGAAACTTCATTTAGCAGCCTTGCCCAGTCACACAGTCAAACAAGCATTTGCTCAGACAGAAACTGGGCAAGTCAACCTTTTCTATTTGTTTCCAATTTTCCAGATTGCAACATAAACTACcaagttaaaatttaaatgtattaaCACAAATTTCTCTCAAGAGTTCACAGAGTATAAAGAATATTAAGTTTACAAACCTGAATTCGCTTGTTTCGAGCATATTGTTCCACCCCATCAAATTTTTCATCACTAAACTGCAAAATTAGTCGGAAGTTCTGTAATAACCCAATTAGGAAACTATTGCAGTTCAAGGTGGCTGCCCAAGAGGGAATTTTACCTGTAGATCAGTAGACAAAGGAGCTGTGTACATTCCACCAGATGAAACTGTAATCACCCGAGCATCAGGTGCAGCTTTCTCTAATAAAGGCACCATTGATTCTGTAATTGCAAAAGTGCCCAACACATTCACAGCAAAAGTCAATTCAAACCTGGAGCAAAAATAAAGACAGAATCAACTTTTCTGCCAAAAAACGAATCAAACTTGTATATAGATTTTGGCTTTTAATGCAGATTATCAAGGAGATGAACCCTTCTGATGTGGTGATTCTTTTATTCTCAAGCAAACCAGCATTGTTAACCTAGAGACAGAAAAGAACATCCACATTAGACCTTAATCTTGGCAGAAATAGCAGTCCATATAATTTGCAAACTAAACTTAATGGGAGAGTTACTGATTAAGTATGTCAATAGAtttccaaaaataaaaaatatttgcaaGAAATGGAAAACAAATATATTTCTGGAGTAATTGGAAAAATTAGGTTCCATAGTTTTCTGCATTCAGCCAGACTGACTTTCCAGACATATAAAttgtaaaaaggaaaaagaaaaatacttaTTCTGATTACTTTAGGAAAGAAGGAAGTTTACCAAAAGATGAACTGGAACTTCCTTTGAAGCAAATTTGGATGCAAAAGACTTGACCTCACTAACAGATGAAAGATCACAAACCTGCAAACTAAATGTAATAAGCTACATAACATGAAAACTAGATGTATGAAAAATGTTACTCAATACTCACCCAACATATTAGCAACCAAATCCCCCTTTAAGTTCACTGAAGGAATATTATGAAGTAAGCTTAAAGAGATTCACAGAGTTGACCCAAAACTACTCAAGCAAACAGCAGCATTTGATTACAATTCCACATGATATTCCTTCTGTGTGTATAATTAAAGTTTGGAATTATGCTCTACTTCGCTTATGTTTCAAAAAGGAACTAGTACATACTGAAACTATATAGGGTACAAATTACCTAGGACTAAGGAAGCTTCAGTTTAACAAATTTTAACTTATGACTTCAACAAACTTCTAGGAATCTGTTTATGACTTAATTAACTATTGCTATCAGATCAGCTACCAGTATATCTAGAATACCAACATCTCCTCCTTCCTATGAACTGCACCAAGTTCATCCACGTCCAAGATAATTTAGTATCAACAGCACAGAAACATAAAAAGATGCAGAATACCTCCAAGTGAACATTTTGGTTGCCTGTTGTTGATCGAATTTTAGAAAGGGCAGCCTCCCCACGCTCCTTGTTACGACATACCATATATACATTCGCCCCACTGAAATAACAAGGCAAAAAATGTATTATAACAGTACAAGATTATATTCATGAAACCACTTaagataattaagaaaaaaagaagaagaagaagaagaagcaccGTGAAGCGAGGCCCTCGGCAGTTGCATAACCAATGCCAGAATTTGCTCCTGTTACTACACAATTCTTCCCTTCAATTCTAGTCTGCATATCTTCTGGCTTGAAATGTTTGGAATGCTCCCTGCAGATCAATCAAAGTATCAATTATTCAAGGAACACATAGAACAATCCCTACAAAAGCATATATAAACATGCACGCATGTACAAATTCATATACAAACGTCATATTAGCTGACAAACGTATGAAACTTGGAATTTTCAAAACTCGAAGAAGAAAAGAGAGTAAATATTCAATTAGCCATCAACTCAAAAAGGAAAACTATGGGGTTTTGCTTCCCTCTTCAAAATTGAATACAAATTACACTCCTCTTGAATCGACTTTCATAATTAAGCTGGTAACTAAGCAAAACCCAAGAAATAAAAGTGGAAATGGACTTACAGGAAGCCAGTTTTTGTGAAATTGAGGTACCCATAAACACCAAAAGCAGTTGATCTCCATGTCTGTGAAAGAGGAAAcagaaactaaaattttagctcctgattaagaaaaaaaaaagggaaagaacTCGAAGTGAATTGAATGGCTATACCTTTAGAAGGAACATTTGAAGTGCTATAATTGAAGAAATGTGAATTTGAAAATGCAAAGTTGCAGTGATCATAAgctctcttttc
This genomic window contains:
- the LOC110607090 gene encoding dehydrogenase/reductase SDR family member 12, with product MITATLHFQIHISSIIALQMFLLKTWRSTAFGVYGYLNFTKTGFLEHSKHFKPEDMQTRIEGKNCVVTGANSGIGYATAEGLASRGANVYMVCRNKERGEAALSKIRSTTGNQNVHLEVCDLSSVSEVKSFASKFASKEVPVHLLVNNAGLLENKRITTSEGFELTFAVNVLGTFAITESMVPLLEKAAPDARVITVSSGGMYTAPLSTDLQFSDEKFDGVEQYARNKRIQVALTEKWAEIYKDRGISFYSMHPGWAETPGVAKSLPSFSKSFSGKLRTSEQGADTVIWLALQPKEKLVSGEFYFDRAQAPKHLKFAATSGSHALIDSIISNLHAMSTLSS